The Sesamum indicum cultivar Zhongzhi No. 13 unplaced genomic scaffold, S_indicum_v1.0 scaffold00109, whole genome shotgun sequence genome contains the following window.
GCTGCATACAAGTATGCATATGTATCTCAAATTCATAACTTGACAAACAAGTAAAAAGTCAAGAATCATTCTTCTTAGTGAAACCTGAAGATGGAATCTCACAGCCTACACAAATCGAAAagaatatagaaaaaagaacCCACATTAATCAATCAACCCCccaaacacaaaaagaagtaGAAATAAAATCAACCCTCATTCATGGTCACAATGGCGGCCAGCATAAAGCTGAAATTTTTTGCTCTTTATCTTCTTCTGCGTACCAAATTTTTTGCTGCTTAGGAATGCATCACAAATGaaacacaaaattattcaACAGAGCATAAATTACACCCAGGAAAAATAAACACATTATGTAAGAAAACGTGAAAAAGCAAACAGTTCACGGCAAATTCATCGTACTCGTCCTCCTCCGCCGTCTATGCGCTGGCCTTTAATCGCTTTGGGCCCAATCAGGCTCCCATTCTTACCCCAACAGCCATCAGGTGGGCCTCAAATGGGCCATCAGTTACTTAGTTTTGGGCTCAGCAATTGACCATTCTTACTCCGCTGGCCCAACAAGAGGTCTGCCTGTTAATCAATTTGGGCCTCCCCATGTGCTAATTCATATTCTGGTAACCCAATGGGCTGCCTATTAGTCAGTTTGGGCCTCAGCTATATGGCTCTTTTACCCATCTAGCCCACTGGGCCATCAGTTAATGAGCTATACTGTGTAACAGCAGCCCAATGGGCTTTCATGTAATGGGCTGATCTACCCATTCATACCCACCGGCCCAATGGGCTTTCATGCGATGGGCTGCTCTCCACATGGCCCAACTATCTGTTTGTTGGTGGGCTCGCTTTATGTACCCATTCATACCCACCGGCCCAATGGGCTTCCATGCGATGGGCTGATCTCCACGTGGCCCAACTGTGTACTTGCTATGGGCTCCCTCCCTTATGTACCCATTCATACCCCACCGGTCCAATGGGCTTTCATGAAATGGGCTGATCTCCCACGGCCTAACTATCTATTTTGCTGGTGGGCTCACTTTATGTACCCATTGGTACCCAATGGGCTTTCATGCAATGGGCTGATCTCCCCATGGCGCAACTGTGTACTTGCTATGGGCTGCCTTTTGTACCCATTCATACCCCATACCGGCCCAATCGGCTTTCATGCAATGGGCTGATCTCGCATGGCCCAACTATCTATTTGCTAGTGGGCTCCCTTTATGTACCCATTCATACCCACCGCCCCAATGGCCTTTCGTGGAATGGGCTGACCTGTTTACACTCCTAACCCCTCAGCCCAATCATCTGAGCCCGGCACTATGAGCCTATTCTTACCCTAGCAGCCCAGTTAGCCATCTGTAGATCTTAATGGGCTTACAAGAGATATGGGCTTAAGACCAAGTCAGCTATAGGGCTTAATAATGACTATCTGTTAATCAATTTTGGGCCGTAGTTCAACACGGGAGCttatatactatatttatattttattattaagtaaaaataccTTTTTGGTATCTCACTGGATTTTAATCTAtcgtttattttaaaattttaaattaattaattaattaatttagactCTTTCATTTATcacaattttcataattacttttggtaaaaaagaaaatcattcatgttctttttatttctccaATTATCTTTGCttgctaatattttcttataaattaagatatttctccacaaaaattaataatataatttatatgaatattgttttagattcattttttaaaattgtgcTCATATGTCGCActtactaaaatataatattggaagtaattattattgagtAGCTTCTCCACCCCccatgaaaataatttatcaaaccaAACTAATCGCATACACTAatacttttcttaaattacatTACTCTCGttgtataatcaatttaaGTTTTACCCAGCGGCCATGAAAGAGAGTAGCTGCCCCAAAGTCCGCGCTTCAGTCTTTGTTCAGGAAATAACTTTCTAAAAGGTTTCAGTTgcttcataaattaaattgaataaaaaatatgagaatcCTCTTGGTTGCAATTTCGAGTTCGGTTTCTGTTCATACGAATATATAAAGATTTAGCACCAAAAACCCATAGTTTCCGTTATGTAAAATGAGTGCATTCTCTGAACAGAAACAGGTACACGAATACCATCCTTAATGCACTTGACCTTTAATCTTGGGCTTTAAGTGctgatttatatttaatttctaagtACATGAAAAACGACTTGGTATCAGCAAGATTGTCGCATCAATTACAGCTACAGAACCTGAAGTGGTTACTGTCTAAATTTTGAAGCAAAATATCCACCTTTCATCAGACGTCAACACAAGTGCATAACTAGAATATGCCCGTGAGAAGATTTGCAGCAGTGGATATGGCAGCTCCCGTTACAGCACATTGCACCACCTGCTCATGGGAGTGGTCATCTGTCATCAGAGCAAGTGCAGCTCCGGTGATCGCTCCAGCCAAGGCACTACTTTTCTGCAGCCAAGAAGAATGAAATGTTCTTCATGTATATCTAGCACAGCATCAAGAGAACCTCAGCGGTCCGTTGTGTATTGTATTCAAACTAAAACTATGTAAAGTTGGTCAACCGTGGGAACTCCCACCACAAAAAGAGCACTTGATTTGTGCCTTCCACGAAGCACAAATGGAAGATAAAGACAGATATGTCAATACCATGGTAATGTGGGGACAAGAAGATAAATCTAGGAAGGTTACCCAATCATGAACTCCTCTAGCCTCTTTCAGCCCATAAGTGAGACCTGAATACATTCCTGCAGCTATGCCTGCATTCAAGAATTACTACTAATCATATATCTCCCTGATTCCATAGCACAACTACGCGTAATGGTTATTGATAACTTGCGTGGAAGACGTCTATCAACTAAGTCCCACTAAAAGAGGTGAGAAGATTGAGGCCGGACTCAACCAAGTACTTCCGTTTGCAAAATCTCTCAACAACATTGACACCAAACTTCGTAGACGAAATTCTCTGGCCTGCAAACCGTCTTACTTACCCCATTGCAGAGATTCTTTCCCAGTGCTCTTGACCTACATAGTACAAAATCAACAATCATAGAATTCTTTATGCGCCAAAACAACTTATGTTATCCAAGAATATTGAGAATTCTGGTGGGGTAGGTATTTGTACTTACCAAGGCCTCAAGTGACTTCCGGTTATTTGCGCCTGCACATAGCCAAGAAACACGAGACATGAGATGTCACTAAACAACAATCCTTGTTGACGGCGCCAAATCTGTCTTTAAAAGCAATACTAGGAGaatcaatattaattactattaagtttgtgaaatattgcagtatcCCACAGTTCGATTAGCTGCTCGCACATCACAACTTCTGCCACCAGACAACTCTTCCGGATGAGCAGGGAATGAGTAATCCAATTTATCATTACCGAAGTTAAGTACCTTTAAGGTCCGGAAACCGATTACTCTTCTTAGGGGCTCCAACTCCAAGCTCCGGCGGGAGGCCGCTTGCTGTGTCTCCGCCCACACCTGATCAAAAACATCATACATCCAAAACTGCCCACTTCGCATACAACCATACATACAGATTCTtggaaagaagagaaaaaagtagtaataataacaataattgcAGATTTCTGAGAGGCAGGCTCACTTTCCACGGCAGTAAAATAGGCTTCCCGTGATACGGCTTGAACAGCTCCAATCTGCCATGAAAAGATTAACAGCATTTATAATAGGTCAGTGTATTAATAGGCCCTTTTGATCGTTCACGTAAACAAACAAGGAACCATGAGAAATTTTACCCCAGCAGCTCTCACAAAGCTTTCAGCAATGCGGTTAAGTAAGGGGTGGCCAAGATCAAAGAAAAACCCCTTCTCAAAGTGCCTCAGCTCATCGAGCAACGACCGAGTCTCTAGGTTACTACCACTCATGCTTTAACTTGTCCACAAAGTTGTAGAAGAGATTAGAACTCAGCTTAGATTTCAATGCAGAGAAATAGAGAAACCAAGAAATGTTCGCATTTACTCGACTGATGATGATGTTGCAAGTTTGGAGTACTTGTGAAGAGAATGCCGGAAGTAGATAGGCAACCGACACGTGTCCAGAGGGTATACACGCGTCAGTTGGCTACCAACTTCATTTCCGTGTATACGGTGGGTATGTGGACGTGTAGATTTTACCATTACCCTTCGGATCCGCTGGTCAACGTTTCtgtttacaataaattatgaaGCAAGGCGTCGTTTACACCCTGGTTTCAAGATCAGGCACAATTCTTTTATgtgataattacactctccttttttttaaagttgatGTCCAGTTCAAGTCATTCGGTAGGATTCGGAGCAGGGGTTAGACAGCAAATGTTGAAACTAACACAAGTGAGCAATCAATAAACGACTAGGCACAACCAGTTGGAAGCAGCGTAAAATGCCAACATTCTTTAATTCAtagaggaaaaggaaaatgaaagcTGAAAATAGTCCCTCAAACGATTAGATTAGGAAATAAAATCATCGACATACATGAAACAAAGAGAGGTTTACAGGTATTCTTCTGCTATGAAAATGTTTACACTTTCTTTGGACAGGGGTCACACTATCTATCAAGTAAACAACATTCCTCCAGATTTCTAACTCATTCAAAATAGCAACTATGAGGATCGAAATGCTCTCTCACTGGCCTCTTAACAGATTTCTCAGAACAGCAAAATGTTAACTATAATATACTCTTGTCCAACATACATCTACATCGGAAAAGTACATCTGGTGGCTGATTAGAACACAGTTTTCCTCTGTATAATGTACATTTCCCTAATACTCAAATACAATAccatcaaaacacaaaatttggCCTTGATGAGGTCCctataactttttctttttccccagTAACACTGACCCACAACTGCCTGAGAACGGAACACTATGCAAGGGAGCATTACTGCTCTATCCGTATCACATATAATTCAGACTATCTATATAGAACACAGAGGTAAACAGGAAAATCAAGCGAGGGCAAGATATTAGTAAAAGGCTACAATTGACGGAAATCTTACAATGACAACAATTACCCAGCTGAAATTGCGAGGAAACCTAAATAAGGAAAGCCTACAGGCAAGTCCTTTGCATCCTCACAATAGTACTGTACAGTATCCTCTCCCAGTATGAGGGGCTTTCATTTGTTCTCATCCCTCGTTCTGTCTGGGTGAGTTCTCTTAAATTTGGCCATATGTGCGGGATGACGACTCCACAAGCAGAAGCCAAGTATCTCAAAATGCAGAATTACTCATTTCAAATAACTCAAGATCCATTCACAGCCATTTCTGGTGAGGACTTTGGTGGCAACAAAGAACAATCATCCCCAAGCTTCCTATTATCAGCAGAATCATTCAACCCATCGGTAAAGCTTCTAGGAGAAACCTCTTCCTTATCACTGTTGTTTTCTGTTTCTGCATTCTGGGTGCGCTCAGATGAGTCAACAGACCCCTTCTCTTTCAGATTTGGTTCAACAGTGTTCTGGTTTACATTCGATGGAGGCATGTTTAGTGATGCAGTTCCTACTCTCTTACCAGGTAGTACCGCCTCACTTAGGGTTGAGCATAAGGCAGCAAAAACACCTTCTCTCGGCTTTAAGCCTTTTGGAGAACGATGTAACCTTTTTGGCTCAGGCTCCTCCTTTGAAACTAACTTGCGTTTCAGGGGGAACTCTGCCAGTCCCTCATCTTCATCAGATATGTCTGTCAACTTTTTAGGAGGGGGCCTGTAAtcctcatcatcttcatcatcatcatagtCAACAAGTCCACCAGCCCTTCAATTATAGATGTAATATTGAGTTAACATTATCTTCAGTAATTAGTGTCTACAACTCAGTATATTAATACAATACCTAGGGGATGGGTAGTTTGTTGTGGACCCATTAACTAATACAGAAGGTTGAGATTGGCCTTTGTTACTGCCAGCAGTATGTGCAGATGCTGAATCTTCTTCATCACTGGCAGAACCACACATCATTTGTACATGGTAAAACAAAATCCAGTAAGTAATTCCATTGAGCTCCAGCATAAGCTATGtgcaatttataaaataaatttgtagcAAGGCCGTGAATAGACACCCACCTGTCTTCATTAAAGTAGTCCTCCTCCTCTTTCTCTAAAGCACGTTCATCCAATCGTTTCCTTTGGTCTAACACAGTAGCACTGCTTCTTGTACCCGCACTTTCTAGCAACTGCAAATAAATAGTGTTATATGtgcaaaaacagaaaattgaGGTGAATATACCATAGAAGAATGGAGAATACCTGTTCATATTTAACTTTGAGTGCGTGAATAGaagataaattttcaaatttcaccAACTGATCCCAGAAAGTATCAACTAGATACCTGAGTAGTACTTTCAAGTTCTCCTGCAGAAAACATGTCTCAGATaacagaagaaaagaaaaaaagagaatgcACATATCATCTAATAGAAGGACCAAGGAAAATATGAAAGGAATGAACACCTTCCGGATATATTCAAAGAGCTCAAGGACTGCAGAATTCAGAAGATTGTAACGATCCCCATTGGCAACAAATGCATCTATAATGGGTTTGAAAAGGTTGTTCTTTACAAAATGATTCATCAGATGCTCATCCTGCAAATATTCATTAATGAACGGTTGAGACGAAGAAAAGCAGAAAGTAAGGTCATGTCTCCAACCAGAAGAAAGTGAGGTTACACTGGGATAGACAAGCTCTAAAGGGGAAGGGAACATAGATACAGATGATTATCAAGGTTAGTCAGTATTAAATacagaaatatttcaaacagGGAACaacctcaattttttattagaggCATGTTATATGGATCAGGGTACCAGAAACATATGAGTAAGCAAACTGAACAGCTACTAATACTGTGATACATGACCTAACATTGTGTGCACATAAAATATAGCAAACGCGAAAATCATTTACTCAAGGACCATTAATACATGATCCACTAATGCAGCTAGTCAAGAAgagaacaaattaaaaaaaacggTACAAACTTATTTACAGATTAGTCAAAAGAAGTTAAGTGTATACCTAAGATAGAATGAAACTTCTTCCGACATTCATTTGGGAAATTGAAAACATAACCATTATTTCCAGGCCAactaaaatgcaaaataaagTCATCTCAATCACGTCTCTGTAGAGTCTCTAAAAGCAAAACAACCAACTTACACTGCGAGAAACAAGTGCTCGGATAAATCTAATAGCAGCAACTACAAGAtacttttctcttcttttcgtCAGATACAAAACCTTATCAACCACATTGTtaagaagaaaattgcatCTGCAGGACAAAATGGAAAGATCAATCCAAAATGACTCCAATTCATTTATACAAAGTAATTTGGTGACAAGGAGAGAAGAAATTACTTTATCCTATAAGGATGTTGCAAAACGCAGAAGGATAGCAGATCACaaacatttaataatatctcCGGCTTCACATTACTTTGACTCCGGGATCCTCTATCGGAGCTCACAGATTTGCTGTCCATTTGACTACCATTATGTGGTGCACATGATGTTATTACATCAATTAATTGATCTAAGTGCTTGTCGTAGAAAATTTCCACTATGTTTTCTCTCTGCAACAAAAATCGAGACAATGAAGTACATGATTGGTACCAAATACATCTTAAAAGTAATGATAGCATAAGTAATACCAATAACAGATAGCATTTCACACAGATATTtaaatgtgtgtgtggtggGGCGtaagagagaggagagaacAAGTTGGTACTGTATCTTATGCAGAAAAAGTCAAAAACACAAATGAACCCTGAATTCCATGTGCTGCTTAAGGGAATATAATCCTAGAACAGCATTTTGTTGTACAATACTAAGGAAAACTCGAAAACATGAGATAAGAACGAAATATTGGCTAGAAAAGAGTGCTAGATTTTAGTGCATACAACTTATACATCACAGTATCACACCATACTACTATATAGTATTCTTGTCTCACTCTTAATAAGTTAAGCATGCTCAAACAAGATTACAGTGATCTGTCAACCATCCTACTTCATCagttatacaaaaataaaaagaaacattcCTAAATTGTGAGAACAGTATCAAACGTAATTGGATATCCACATTACATAACAGTGACACAAGTAATGTACCTGCGATCCTGGAGTGAATGAATCTAAAAGACTTCgaataatttcaagaaattggcAGTGCATATCATCTCCAAAATCTGTAAGCATATTCTTCACCTGCAAAATAAGGAATAACTTAGATTACCTTAATAGTACTAAAAGATCCATGCCACGTAACTTCCACCCCCAAAAGCCTGGGGGCTGGGGGGAACAGTAAAAGCAAAGATGAAAAAAACTAATGGTAGAGTAGCATCAAAATTGCCAGATAAAAACAATGAAGCACTCTGTAACTGGTATTCCTTACTTGGAAAGAGTTATTACAAGTTGTTTAGGTCTAGGCTGGAGTGTAACAATATCATATTTGGATTAGGATAGGTTTTAGACATTAAAGAAATGCTCAGCCATGATTATCTTCAATGAAGATTGTTCTTCCCCTTTTATGATTCCGTCATATTCATATCTGCTTATCTTCTAGACTAATTGTATGAAAATCATAGAGTTTAACAATTCTTTCACCCTTCACCTTTCAGTAACATTTTCTTGTGCAGTATGAACCTAACCTAAACACAGCACGAAGCAGGTCTTCCTAACATCACACGAATGCCTCAGGAACCAGCTACCTCTATCTTCAATTAAAGACAATTAACCTGTCCATGATATGCAGCAAACGCCATTGTAAACCCAAGGAAATACGGAATCCAAAATTGCTTACCAGAAGTTCAAACAGAACACCTTCCTGCCGAGCTACATAAGAACGCAATATATTTGAATCCagattctggaaaagaatgaGGATGTCTGTCCTGCATCCATTATGACAAAATATCATGAAGAggtgattatatataaactgaaaACAACTGAATGAGAGATAAACTTAGATGCACATGAGCTTCTAGACTCATTACAAGTTCCTTGTTAACGTCACAGTTTATTTCATTACCCAGTCAAAATAAGCTTATGGTCTTCACTCTGCAAAACATCTGCAATGACGTCAAAAATGCCTTCATTCACAAGATCCCTACAGGATTAACAAATGTCTTAATACAGAATGATTTATAGAACCGCAAGAAAAAATCGGGGACAAGCATGACAGATCAACAATAATGTTTGAAGAGGAATTCTAAAAGGCACTGTAAATAATCTCCAGCATGTAAAGcaggagaaagaaaaacagataCGGCAGCTTCACGTACCTAAATAATCTGTGCTGATGTACCATCTGCAAGCTCTTACTTAAGGTACAGAACTCATGCACAAAGTGTACCTATTTCACATGCACGAAGGAGTTAGTTactgaattattattacgatCATACATGACAGGGTAACAAAGAGGCTCCCGCTTCTCCACTCAGAATTTTAAACATTGAGCACCAGAAAAGTATAAAGATAGACTTGATGCTATCAAGAAAGAAGCAAACTGGGCACAACATCATAATACGTACTTCCAAAGTAAAATCCAAAAGAAACACTATCTCAAAATGCATTGTTCAAAGGGAAAAGTGCAACAAAATCGTAGCGAAAACGATTAAGACTGCCACAGGCATATATGTCTCTCCAGTAAAGGAAAATCTAAGAGCTTAAATTGTGCACTCATTGTTAACAAGCAAGCATGTCCAACATA
Protein-coding sequences here:
- the LOC105178903 gene encoding outer envelope pore protein 16-2, chloroplastic, which translates into the protein MSGSNLETRSLLDELRHFEKGFFFDLGHPLLNRIAESFVRAAGIGAVQAVSREAYFTAVESVGGDTASGLPPELGVGAPKKSNRFPDLKGANNRKSLEALVKSTGKESLQWGIAAGMYSGLTYGLKEARGVHDWKSSALAGAITGAALALMTDDHSHEQVVQCAVTGAAISTAANLLTGIF
- the LOC105178904 gene encoding serine/threonine-protein phosphatase 4 regulatory subunit 3 — protein: MGSQDKSPNASNSMQRVKVYRLNEDGKWDDQGTGHVTVDYLERSEDLGLFVIDEEDNETLLLHRISSEDIYRKQEDTIISWRDPEFSTELALSFQETTGCSYIWDHICSLQRNMHFSTLASETFHSVNSELRELPPVELSTLPLILKIVESGIADQLRVTELILHDQVFFRKLMELFRVCEDLENLDGLHLIFKIVRGIILLNSPQIFEKMFGDELIMDVIGCLEYDPEVPHSHHRNFLKEHVVFKEAIPIKDPVVLSKIHQSYRVGYLKDVILPRALDEAIIANFNSIIHSNNAIVVSLLKDDSTFIKELFARLKSPNISTESKKTLVHFVHEFCTLSKSLQMVHQHRLFRDLVNEGIFDVIADVLQSEDHKLILTGTDILILFQNLDSNILRSYVARQEGVLFELLVKNMLTDFGDDMHCQFLEIIRSLLDSFTPGSQRENIVEIFYDKHLDQLIDVITSCAPHNGSQMDSKSVSSDRGSRSQSNVKPEILLNVCDLLSFCVLQHPYRIKCNFLLNNVVDKVLYLTKRREKYLVVAAIRFIRALVSRSDEHLMNHFVKNNLFKPIIDAFVANGDRYNLLNSAVLELFEYIRKENLKVLLRYLVDTFWDQLVKFENLSSIHALKVKYEQLLESAGTRSSATVLDQRKRLDERALEKEEEDYFNEDSDEEDSASAHTAGSNKGQSQPSVLVNGSTTNYPSPRAGGLVDYDDDEDDEDYRPPPKKLTDISDEDEGLAEFPLKRKLVSKEEPEPKRLHRSPKGLKPREGVFAALCSTLSEAVLPGKRVGTASLNMPPSNVNQNTVEPNLKEKGSVDSSERTQNAETENNSDKEEVSPRSFTDGLNDSADNRKLGDDCSLLPPKSSPEMAVNGS